From endosymbiont of Galathealinum brachiosum, one genomic window encodes:
- a CDS encoding isoleucine--tRNA ligase has translation MTEQTTDYKNTLNLPATDFPMRGNLAKREPEMLKKWQEKNLYQKIRNASEGRPKFILHDGPPYANGNIHIGHAVNKILKDIIIKSRTLDGFDAPYIPGWDCHGLPIELNVEKKVGKPGQKVDAKTFRDKCRTYAQTQVNGQRDDFIRLGVLGDWENPYLTMDFNFEANIVRTLGKIIDKGHLHKGSKPVHWCLDCGSALAEAEVEYEDKTSSAIDVVFKAIDADVFFKACDAEKNDLPVATVIWTTTPWTLPANMAVSLHPDLEYVLVKAETHIGSINLLLAEALHESALERYEAEKFTIIGRCNGSALENQLLQHPFYSRQVPVILGDHVTTEAGTGAVHTAPGHGQDDYIVGTKYGLEVYNPVGSNGVFLPDTELFAGQHVNKANDAIIDKLKENNVLLKFRKLKHSYPHCWRHKSPIIFRATPQWFISMKQNGLRDQAMTAINETQWMPDWGKARIEGMVESRPDWCISRQRTWGVPITLFVHKETGELHPNTQELIQTIANDIEKEGIDAWFSKSAEDILGDDAVNYDKVTDTLDVWFDSGVSHAGVLEQREGLNVPADLYLEGSDQHRGWFQSSLLTSVAVRNTAPYKAVLTHGFTVDADGKKMSKSLGNVIQPQKIFNSLGADILRLWVSSTDYSAEISVSDEILKRTADSYRRIRNTSRFLLANLNGFHPETDMLKENEMLALDKWAVAQTLHIQNEIIDAYKHYNFHIIYQKLHNFCSEDMGSFYLDVIKDRQYTTHKDCVARRSAQTAIYHIIEAMTRWMAPILSFTAEEIWNEIPGEHGDSVLLETWYDALFDLSPSDTMNFDFWSSIRETRTQVSKQLEQIRVDGEIGSSLDAEVSLYCSDKLLNTLQSLDDELRFVLITSYASVHDASEAPESCELIKLESGETISINVKKSNHVKCARCWHLREDVGTHSDHPELCGRCVDNVDGNGETRHYA, from the coding sequence GTGACCGAACAAACAACAGATTATAAAAACACACTGAACCTGCCAGCCACTGATTTTCCTATGCGCGGAAATCTGGCTAAACGTGAGCCTGAGATGCTCAAAAAATGGCAGGAAAAAAATCTTTATCAAAAAATTCGTAACGCCAGTGAAGGCCGCCCTAAATTCATTCTGCATGATGGCCCTCCATATGCAAATGGCAACATTCACATCGGCCACGCTGTAAATAAAATATTAAAAGATATTATTATCAAGAGTCGTACCCTTGATGGTTTTGATGCACCTTACATTCCAGGCTGGGATTGTCATGGTTTACCCATTGAGTTAAATGTAGAAAAGAAAGTAGGTAAACCCGGACAGAAAGTAGATGCAAAAACTTTCCGTGATAAATGCCGGACATATGCACAAACACAGGTGAATGGTCAGAGAGATGATTTTATTCGTCTGGGCGTATTGGGCGACTGGGAAAACCCGTATCTAACAATGGATTTTAATTTTGAAGCAAACATTGTTAGAACACTTGGAAAGATAATTGACAAAGGGCACCTGCACAAAGGCAGTAAACCTGTTCATTGGTGTCTTGATTGCGGGTCAGCACTTGCCGAAGCTGAAGTGGAATATGAAGATAAAACATCATCAGCAATAGATGTTGTTTTTAAAGCTATCGATGCTGATGTTTTTTTCAAAGCATGTGATGCAGAAAAAAATGACTTGCCCGTTGCCACTGTTATCTGGACAACGACGCCCTGGACACTACCAGCCAACATGGCCGTATCACTTCACCCGGATCTTGAATATGTTCTGGTAAAAGCAGAAACACATATTGGCAGTATTAACTTATTATTAGCAGAAGCGCTTCATGAAAGCGCACTTGAACGTTATGAAGCTGAAAAATTCACTATCATTGGTCGTTGTAACGGCAGTGCTCTAGAAAACCAGTTATTACAACATCCATTTTATAGTCGGCAGGTACCGGTAATTCTCGGTGACCACGTCACAACTGAAGCGGGTACTGGTGCCGTGCATACAGCACCTGGACATGGCCAGGATGACTATATCGTCGGCACAAAATATGGTCTTGAAGTTTATAACCCGGTTGGTAGTAATGGTGTGTTTTTACCTGATACCGAATTATTTGCTGGCCAACATGTTAATAAAGCTAACGATGCCATCATTGATAAATTAAAAGAAAATAATGTGCTGTTAAAGTTTCGCAAACTGAAACACAGTTATCCTCACTGCTGGAGGCATAAATCACCGATCATTTTCCGTGCTACACCACAGTGGTTTATCAGCATGAAACAAAATGGTCTTCGTGATCAGGCAATGACCGCAATTAATGAAACACAGTGGATGCCTGACTGGGGTAAGGCACGTATAGAGGGCATGGTTGAAAGTCGCCCTGACTGGTGCATATCTCGTCAACGTACCTGGGGTGTTCCTATAACTCTTTTTGTTCATAAAGAAACCGGCGAACTGCATCCAAATACTCAGGAATTAATACAAACAATTGCTAACGATATTGAAAAAGAAGGTATAGATGCCTGGTTCTCAAAATCAGCTGAAGATATTCTTGGTGATGACGCGGTTAATTATGACAAGGTCACTGATACGTTAGATGTCTGGTTCGACTCAGGTGTTAGCCATGCTGGCGTGTTAGAACAAAGAGAAGGGCTTAATGTTCCAGCTGATTTATATCTGGAAGGTTCTGATCAACATCGAGGCTGGTTTCAATCTTCGTTACTAACATCTGTTGCCGTTAGAAATACAGCGCCATACAAAGCAGTTCTTACCCATGGTTTTACTGTTGATGCTGACGGTAAAAAAATGTCCAAATCTCTGGGCAATGTTATTCAACCGCAAAAGATATTTAATTCACTCGGTGCAGATATTTTACGTCTTTGGGTTTCTTCAACTGACTACAGCGCCGAAATATCTGTATCTGATGAAATCTTAAAACGTACAGCAGATTCTTATCGCCGTATTCGAAATACTTCCCGTTTTCTTCTAGCTAATTTAAACGGTTTTCACCCTGAAACCGATATGTTAAAAGAGAATGAAATGCTGGCTCTGGATAAATGGGCCGTTGCACAAACGTTGCATATTCAAAATGAAATTATTGATGCATATAAGCACTATAACTTTCATATTATTTATCAGAAATTACATAACTTCTGCTCTGAAGACATGGGCAGCTTTTATCTGGACGTTATTAAAGATCGTCAATACACCACACACAAAGACTGCGTTGCTCGTCGCTCTGCACAAACGGCTATCTATCACATCATCGAAGCAATGACTCGTTGGATGGCACCAATTTTAAGCTTCACTGCTGAAGAAATCTGGAATGAAATTCCCGGCGAGCATGGTGACTCCGTTTTACTTGAAACTTGGTATGACGCACTATTTGACTTAAGCCCTTCGGATACAATGAACTTTGATTTCTGGTCTTCCATTCGCGAGACAAGAACACAGGTTAGTAAACAACTTGAGCAGATTCGTGTTGATGGAGAAATAGGCTCTTCACTCGATGCTGAAGTTAGCCTTTACTGTAGTGACAAATTACTTAATACACTTCAATCTCTTGATGATGAATTACGTTTTGTATTAATCACTTCTTATGCCTCAGTACACGATGCAAGTGAAGCACCTGAATCATGTGAACTAATCAAACTAGAAAGCGGTGAAACAATCAGCATTAATGTTAAAAAATCAAATCACGTAAAATGTGCACGTTGCTGGCACCTGCGTGAAGATGTAGGCACTCATTCAGATCATCCTGAATTATGTGGTCGCTGTGTTGATAATGTAGATGGTAACGGTGAAACACGACACTATGCCTGA
- a CDS encoding signal peptidase II, with protein MPDSNLINTRQWIWISILVIVFDQLTKLLADHFLQYHQPIEVMPMFNLTLMYNKGAAFSFLANAGGWQRWFFLILTSAVSIFIYLWIKKLKSHQILQYSALALILGGAIGNLIDRAIYGHVIDFLDVYFQHHHWPAFNIADSAITVGAILLIYDTLKNPHEDS; from the coding sequence ATGCCTGATAGTAATTTAATTAATACCCGACAATGGATCTGGATTAGCATTTTAGTTATTGTATTTGATCAGCTTACCAAGTTACTCGCTGATCACTTTTTACAATACCATCAACCCATTGAAGTAATGCCCATGTTTAATTTAACCCTTATGTACAATAAGGGCGCGGCATTTAGTTTTCTTGCTAACGCAGGTGGCTGGCAACGCTGGTTTTTTCTAATTCTAACCAGTGCTGTTAGTATTTTTATTTACCTCTGGATAAAGAAATTAAAATCACACCAGATACTCCAGTACTCGGCTCTCGCCCTTATACTTGGTGGTGCTATTGGTAACCTGATAGATCGTGCCATATATGGCCATGTAATCGATTTTCTTGATGTTTACTTCCAGCATCATCACTGGCCCGCATTTAATATCGCTGATTCAGCAATTACCGTCGGTGCAATTTTATTAATTTACGACACACTGAAGAACCCACATGAAGACAGTTGA
- a CDS encoding peptidylprolyl isomerase — translation MKTVENNSTILLLFKMELEDGTEIESNFNDDAIEFEIGNGSLTPGMEDALIGKAAGETVSVELSPELAFGMPDENNIHSIPVTDFPDDMPPEENQVIAFDGPDDSEIMGTIISISDEEVQVDFSHPLAGRIIKFTANINAIL, via the coding sequence ATGAAGACAGTTGAAAACAATAGCACCATTTTACTTCTATTTAAAATGGAACTTGAAGATGGCACTGAAATTGAGTCTAATTTTAACGATGACGCCATTGAATTTGAAATAGGTAATGGCAGCCTGACTCCCGGAATGGAAGATGCACTTATCGGTAAAGCCGCAGGTGAAACAGTTTCTGTTGAATTATCACCAGAACTTGCTTTTGGCATGCCCGATGAAAATAATATTCACAGCATCCCGGTTACAGATTTCCCTGATGATATGCCTCCTGAAGAAAATCAGGTAATTGCTTTTGACGGACCAGATGATAGCGAAATTATGGGCACCATAATCAGCATATCAGATGAGGAGGTTCAGGTAGATTTTAGCCACCCACTTGCAGGCCGTATAATAAAATTTACTGCCAACATCAATGCTATTTTATAA
- a CDS encoding 4-hydroxy-3-methylbut-2-enyl diphosphate reductase produces the protein MRIQLANPRGFCAGVDRAIEIVERALDIFGAPIYVRHEVVHNTYVVNCLKKNGAIFVEELSEIPDDATVIFSAHGVSQAVQNEAKSRQLKVFDATCPLVTKVHMEVSRYAQKNINVILIGHTGHPEVDGTMGQFDSDLAQIFLVENTSDVENLDINNRVELAYVTQTTLSVDDTKDIISKLKNKFPNIQGPKKDDICYATQNRQDAIKSLTHSCELILVVGSPNSSNSNRLKELAIKNNIPGYLVDNAEELKKEWFKNIETVGLSAGASAPELLVDDVIKKIKEWFGAELSSDSGPKENIIFQLPKDLR, from the coding sequence ATGAGAATACAACTTGCTAACCCACGCGGCTTCTGCGCAGGCGTAGACCGTGCTATTGAAATTGTAGAAAGAGCGCTTGATATCTTTGGCGCACCTATTTATGTTCGTCATGAAGTTGTACACAATACATATGTTGTCAATTGCCTTAAAAAAAATGGTGCTATTTTTGTTGAAGAGCTAAGTGAAATCCCTGATGACGCCACTGTTATTTTCAGTGCACATGGTGTTTCTCAAGCTGTACAGAACGAAGCTAAAAGCCGACAACTAAAAGTTTTTGATGCTACCTGCCCCTTAGTAACAAAAGTGCATATGGAAGTTTCTCGTTACGCCCAGAAAAACATTAACGTAATTCTTATCGGACATACAGGGCACCCTGAAGTTGATGGAACAATGGGACAGTTCGATAGCGATCTTGCACAGATATTTTTAGTTGAAAACACGAGTGATGTTGAAAATTTAGACATTAACAATCGCGTTGAACTAGCCTATGTAACACAAACAACCCTATCTGTAGATGACACGAAAGATATTATTTCTAAACTTAAAAATAAGTTTCCGAATATCCAGGGTCCAAAAAAAGATGATATTTGTTACGCCACTCAAAACCGTCAGGATGCGATAAAAAGCCTGACACATTCATGCGAACTCATCCTTGTCGTCGGTTCTCCAAACAGCTCAAATTCTAATCGTTTAAAAGAGCTTGCGATTAAAAATAATATCCCGGGCTATCTAGTGGACAATGCTGAAGAATTAAAAAAAGAATGGTTTAAAAACATAGAAACGGTGGGTCTAAGTGCCGGCGCATCTGCACCTGAATTACTGGTAGATGACGTAATTAAAAAAATTAAAGAATGGTTTGGGGCTGAGCTATCCAGCGATAGCGGCCCCAAAGAAAATATTATTTTTCAGTTGCCCAAGGATTTGCGTTAA